One Pseudomonas sp. MH9.2 DNA segment encodes these proteins:
- a CDS encoding protease modulator HflK gives MRVDLDVESVGLDGLPRFQRAEFHARRLLRLAYGLAGLGLLAFILALFVMLFSSTSLWSAVLVNNAAALWLVVAGLQSAYWCARWRAQTLVAERGAGVVGQPPEEEESAPAQAPGWYERLLGRISGSGSSLLTQVGLPTLWLGGWALLVMFAVKMVWNLNLVGSNLGPTGNVAGGISLLLAFGLLVLERQLSHELTAEWPEAESLAQLTRVAIACLLLSALCLFFSTPDRIWPARLAVLMGLLPGLVALELLLRALTSLFSPRNERIEPRLLAQSFMAGLLRWPPQPLLALQNELHNRFGIDLRQIWAFTYMRRAFLPVMGVVVALGWMLTGVHEIPMQGRGIYERFGKPVEVFGPGLHAGLPWPFGRVLAVENGVVHELATSVTEGNAAEQVREPAEGPAPLSANRLWDASHINENSQVIASSTGDPSGTGSSAQKQSFQIVNMDVRFVYRIGMTDQAAMAATYNSADVPTLIRSTASRVLVHDFASRTLDQLLGEQRATLSADIGNAVQADLRTLDSGVEILATVVESIHPPAGAANAYHGVQAAQISAQALISRERGAASEQSNLAQLNASVAQDQATAGAREVLATAQGADLRFSAERQAYAHAGQAFLLEQYLTQLSQGLAHAKLLVLDHRLGGDTAPTIDLRTFTLPADPTAPRKAVH, from the coding sequence ATGCGGGTTGATCTGGATGTTGAAAGTGTGGGCCTTGATGGCTTGCCGCGCTTTCAAAGAGCCGAGTTTCACGCCCGACGTTTGTTGCGGCTGGCTTATGGCCTGGCAGGCTTGGGGTTGTTGGCCTTTATCCTGGCGTTGTTTGTCATGCTTTTTTCATCCACTTCATTGTGGTCGGCAGTGCTGGTCAACAACGCTGCAGCCCTGTGGTTGGTGGTCGCGGGTTTGCAGTCGGCTTACTGGTGTGCCCGTTGGCGCGCGCAGACCCTGGTCGCGGAGCGGGGCGCGGGCGTCGTCGGGCAACCCCCTGAAGAGGAAGAATCGGCTCCGGCACAAGCACCCGGCTGGTACGAGCGCTTGCTCGGCCGGATTAGCGGCAGTGGCTCGTCGCTGCTGACCCAGGTTGGTTTGCCAACGTTGTGGCTTGGCGGCTGGGCGCTGCTGGTGATGTTTGCGGTAAAGATGGTCTGGAACTTGAACCTTGTCGGTTCGAACCTTGGGCCGACGGGCAACGTGGCGGGGGGGATCAGCCTCCTGCTGGCTTTCGGGCTGCTGGTGCTGGAGCGCCAGTTGAGCCATGAGCTGACTGCTGAATGGCCTGAAGCCGAGTCATTGGCACAACTGACGCGGGTGGCGATTGCCTGCCTGCTGCTCAGTGCGCTGTGCCTGTTCTTCTCGACGCCCGACCGCATCTGGCCGGCGCGGCTTGCCGTGCTGATGGGTCTATTACCCGGTCTGGTGGCGCTGGAGTTGCTGCTGCGTGCATTGACGTCCTTGTTCAGCCCGCGCAACGAACGTATCGAGCCGCGCCTGTTGGCCCAGAGTTTTATGGCTGGTCTGCTGCGCTGGCCGCCGCAGCCGTTGCTGGCTTTGCAGAATGAACTGCACAATCGATTCGGCATCGATCTGCGTCAAATTTGGGCGTTTACCTACATGCGCCGCGCCTTTTTGCCGGTTATGGGAGTGGTGGTGGCGCTCGGCTGGATGCTGACCGGTGTGCATGAAATTCCCATGCAGGGGCGCGGCATCTACGAGCGTTTTGGCAAGCCGGTGGAGGTGTTCGGCCCTGGGTTGCACGCGGGCTTGCCATGGCCATTCGGTCGGGTGCTGGCGGTGGAAAACGGCGTGGTGCATGAGCTGGCAACCAGTGTCACCGAGGGCAACGCTGCCGAACAGGTTCGTGAGCCTGCCGAAGGCCCGGCTCCGCTGAGCGCCAATCGCTTGTGGGATGCGAGCCATATCAATGAAAACTCTCAGGTGATCGCCAGCAGCACGGGTGACCCGTCCGGCACTGGGTCCTCTGCGCAGAAGCAGAGCTTCCAGATCGTCAACATGGACGTGCGATTCGTTTATCGCATTGGCATGACGGATCAGGCGGCGATGGCGGCGACCTATAACAGTGCCGACGTGCCGACGCTGATTCGCAGCACGGCGAGCCGGGTGTTGGTGCATGATTTTGCCTCGCGTACCCTCGATCAGTTACTCGGCGAGCAGCGCGCTACGCTGTCTGCCGATATTGGTAATGCGGTGCAAGCGGATCTGAGGACGCTGGACAGCGGCGTGGAAATTCTCGCGACCGTGGTCGAGTCGATTCATCCGCCAGCCGGTGCGGCCAATGCCTACCATGGCGTGCAAGCCGCACAAATCAGTGCTCAGGCGTTGATTTCCCGAGAGCGCGGTGCCGCCAGCGAGCAGTCCAATCTGGCGCAACTCAATGCCAGCGTGGCGCAAGACCAGGCCACCGCCGGTGCGCGCGAGGTGCTGGCCACGGCGCAGGGGGCGGACTTGCGCTTTAGCGCTGAACGCCAGGCGTATGCCCACGCCGGTCAGGCATTTTTGCTGGAGCAATACCTGACCCAGCTGAGCCAGGGTTTGGCCCACGCCAAGTTGCTGGTTCTCGATCATCGACTGGGCGGCGACACTGCGCCGACCATTGATTTACGCACGTTCACGCTACCGGCAGACCCAACGGCGCCGCGTAAAGCCGTTCATTAA
- a CDS encoding protease modulator HflK codes for MQASRLAFLGLYAVTVLAALGWALSNVRQIDPQNRAVVMRFGALERIQNAGLLTAWPQPFEQVVLLPSADRVIERRVETLLRSRLALDADRVASFATPMSDALSGSGFLLTGDAGVVQLDVTAYYKVTDPYAFVLQGEHVLPALDRLVNRSAVALTAARDLDTILVARPEMVSPDSKAAERRERLRGDLVHGINQRLADLAATGVGLGIEVARVDVQSSLPTTAVAAFNAVLTASQKADQAVANARTDAEKLTQTATQQSDRTLQVAHAQATERLAKAQTDTATVTSLTQSIHDKSDPGLLLRIYRERLPKILGQAGSVTTVDPHDDSRLIIQGAEQ; via the coding sequence CTGCAGGCGAGCCGTCTGGCGTTTCTCGGTTTGTATGCCGTCACGGTGTTGGCCGCGCTAGGCTGGGCGCTGTCGAATGTGCGCCAGATCGATCCGCAGAATCGCGCCGTGGTCATGCGTTTCGGGGCGCTGGAACGCATCCAGAACGCCGGACTGCTCACGGCATGGCCGCAACCTTTCGAGCAGGTGGTGTTGTTGCCCTCTGCGGACCGGGTGATCGAGCGCCGGGTCGAAACGCTACTGCGATCCAGGCTGGCCCTTGATGCTGATCGGGTCGCCAGTTTCGCCACACCGATGAGCGATGCGCTGTCTGGCTCCGGCTTTTTGTTGACCGGTGATGCTGGCGTCGTACAACTCGATGTGACGGCGTACTACAAAGTGACGGACCCGTATGCCTTCGTGTTGCAGGGCGAGCATGTTCTGCCTGCATTGGATCGACTGGTGAATCGCAGTGCTGTGGCGCTGACCGCTGCCCGCGATCTGGACACGATTCTGGTGGCCCGGCCAGAGATGGTCAGCCCCGACAGCAAGGCCGCTGAACGCCGTGAGCGTTTGCGTGGCGATCTGGTTCATGGCATCAACCAGCGCTTGGCCGATCTGGCCGCGACCGGCGTCGGGCTGGGTATCGAAGTCGCTCGGGTCGATGTGCAGTCAAGTCTGCCCACGACAGCGGTCGCGGCTTTTAACGCCGTTCTTACGGCCAGTCAGAAAGCGGATCAGGCGGTGGCCAACGCACGTACCGACGCAGAAAAGCTCACCCAGACCGCGACGCAACAGTCTGACCGCACCTTGCAAGTGGCCCATGCCCAGGCCACCGAACGCCTGGCCAAAGCACAGACCGACACGGCAACGGTCACCAGTCTGACGCAGTCGATTCATGACAAAAGCGACCCGGGTCTGCTGTTACGGATTTATCGTGAGCGTCTGCCAAAAATTCTCGGCCAGGCAGGCTCGGTGACCACCGTCGACCCCCATGACGATTCCCGCCTGATCATTCAGGGAGCAGAACAATGA
- a CDS encoding cation-translocating P-type ATPase, with product MSAHAATESAVSMLTGSEQRSAARQLTLAMLALGLLGLGLVWRFVAPEQTGVSQVLLGVASLLVAVPVVSAGWHSLRYPSLHGITDQLIALAMLGAWATGDLMTAALLPIIMIFGHVLEERSVIGSQEAIQSLGLLTRSQARLIDADGTVREVDNSTLVAGDQVEVRAGDRVPADGVVRSGQASLDTAPITGESVPLEAKVGMDVFGGAINLDGLLRIEVTRIGNESTLGKVIALMQSAERSKPPITRLLERYAGSYMVLVLMIAAVTWFITNDAQAMLAVLVAACPCALVLSAPATAIAGIAVAARHGILIRSSAFLEELADLTSLVVDKTGTLTYGSLRLQSVEAASTPQNYVLPLAASLGSASSHPVSRALAGLVDKDQLLALTDIRERQGLGVVARTEHGEAALGRPELFDALGISTSPVPTHDGPIAGLAVDGVFLAWLLLADSLKREARQALAELRELGLGRQLLLTGDRQSVADSLACEVGISDIEAQALPEDKLNRVMGEIRSGFRPMVVGDGINDSLALKAGVVGVAMGAGGADIALASADIVLIGSDLRRLGTCVRLSRQCRQTLHVNVIIGLGWTLAIVALAAFGLLGAEGAMIAAVLHNLSTLLVLGNAGRLLRFQEPLLKLEIKPQA from the coding sequence ATGAGTGCCCACGCAGCCACTGAGTCCGCGGTCAGCATGCTGACCGGTTCTGAACAACGCAGTGCGGCCCGACAATTGACCCTGGCGATGCTTGCCCTGGGTTTGCTCGGTCTGGGCCTGGTCTGGCGTTTTGTTGCGCCCGAACAGACCGGTGTCAGTCAGGTACTGCTGGGCGTGGCGTCGTTGCTGGTCGCGGTGCCGGTGGTCAGTGCCGGTTGGCACAGCCTGCGTTACCCAAGCCTGCACGGCATCACTGACCAGTTGATCGCGCTGGCGATGCTAGGTGCCTGGGCCACCGGCGATCTGATGACCGCCGCCTTGTTGCCGATCATCATGATCTTCGGCCATGTGCTGGAAGAGCGCAGCGTCATCGGTTCGCAGGAAGCCATTCAATCCCTGGGCCTGCTGACCCGCAGCCAGGCGCGGTTGATTGACGCCGATGGCACGGTTCGCGAAGTGGATAACTCAACCTTGGTCGCCGGCGATCAGGTTGAGGTGCGGGCGGGTGATCGGGTCCCGGCCGATGGCGTGGTGCGCTCCGGGCAAGCCAGTCTTGATACCGCACCGATCACCGGCGAGTCGGTGCCCCTGGAGGCCAAGGTCGGCATGGACGTGTTCGGCGGCGCGATCAACCTTGATGGCCTGTTGCGGATCGAGGTTACGCGTATTGGCAATGAATCAACGTTAGGAAAAGTGATCGCGCTGATGCAAAGCGCCGAGCGCTCCAAGCCACCGATTACTCGTCTGCTGGAGCGCTATGCCGGCAGTTACATGGTCTTGGTGTTGATGATCGCGGCCGTGACCTGGTTCATTACCAACGACGCGCAAGCGATGCTGGCGGTGCTGGTCGCCGCGTGCCCTTGCGCGCTGGTGCTATCAGCCCCTGCGACGGCGATTGCCGGGATCGCGGTGGCAGCTCGGCATGGAATTTTGATTCGTAGCTCGGCCTTTCTCGAAGAGTTGGCGGACCTGACCTCTCTTGTGGTGGATAAGACGGGCACGCTGACCTATGGCAGCTTGCGCTTGCAGTCCGTCGAAGCGGCATCGACTCCGCAGAACTACGTGTTGCCATTGGCTGCCAGCCTCGGCTCGGCCAGCAGTCACCCGGTCAGCCGCGCGTTGGCTGGGTTGGTGGACAAAGATCAGTTGTTGGCGCTGACCGACATTCGTGAACGTCAGGGCTTGGGCGTGGTGGCGCGAACCGAGCATGGCGAAGCCGCATTGGGCCGCCCTGAGCTGTTCGATGCGTTGGGCATTAGCACGTCACCGGTACCGACGCATGATGGCCCGATTGCCGGGCTCGCGGTCGACGGTGTTTTCCTCGCCTGGTTGTTGCTGGCCGACAGTCTCAAGCGGGAAGCCCGCCAGGCGCTCGCCGAGTTGCGTGAGCTGGGGCTGGGTCGACAACTGTTGTTGACCGGCGACCGTCAAAGTGTGGCCGACAGCCTGGCCTGCGAAGTGGGTATCAGTGATATCGAGGCCCAGGCGTTGCCTGAAGACAAACTCAATCGGGTCATGGGTGAAATCAGGAGCGGCTTTCGGCCCATGGTGGTGGGCGATGGCATCAACGATTCGCTGGCGCTCAAAGCCGGCGTGGTAGGGGTTGCGATGGGCGCGGGCGGCGCGGACATCGCGCTGGCTTCGGCTGACATCGTGTTGATCGGCAGTGACCTGCGTCGCTTGGGCACCTGCGTGCGCTTGAGCCGCCAATGCCGGCAGACATTGCACGTCAACGTCATCATCGGTCTGGGCTGGACGCTGGCCATCGTGGCCCTTGCCGCTTTCGGTTTGCTGGGTGCGGAAGGGGCGATGATTGCCGCCGTGCTGCATAATCTCAGCACCCTGTTAGTCCTTGGCAATGCAGGTCGTTTGCTGCGTTTTCAGGAGCCGTTGTTGAAACTGGAAATCAAGCCACAGGCCTGA
- a CDS encoding protease modulator HflC, with translation MSLFHSHDHHGHQDHQNHAGHDHGHAGHHHGHHHGDASAAAGFPWRRTALAALLIAFAVAAASLVQVRSGEATVITRFGNPSRVLLEPGLSWRWPAPFEATIPVDLRLRTTSSGLQDVGTRDGLRIIVQAYVAWQVQGDPDNVQRFMRAVQNQPDEAARQIRTFVGSALETTASSFDLASLVNTDASQVRIADFENQLRQQIDQQLLTTYGVRVLQVGIERLTLPSVTLNATVDRMRAERETIATERTAVGKREAAQIRAAAERDARIVEADATVKAADIEAQSRVEAAQIYGRAYAGSPQLYNLLRSLDTLGTVVTPGTKLILRTDAAPFRVLVDGPPTLDGKSGSQP, from the coding sequence TTGAGTCTGTTTCACTCCCATGATCACCACGGCCATCAAGACCATCAGAATCACGCTGGCCACGACCATGGCCACGCGGGACATCACCACGGTCATCATCATGGCGATGCCTCTGCGGCAGCCGGGTTCCCGTGGCGTCGAACCGCATTGGCAGCGCTGCTCATCGCGTTTGCCGTGGCCGCCGCGAGCCTGGTGCAAGTACGCTCGGGCGAAGCCACCGTTATCACGCGCTTCGGTAACCCCTCCCGCGTGTTGCTCGAGCCGGGTCTGAGCTGGCGCTGGCCGGCACCGTTCGAGGCGACCATTCCGGTGGATCTTCGCCTGCGCACCACCTCCAGTGGTTTGCAGGATGTCGGTACCCGCGATGGCCTGCGTATCATCGTTCAGGCCTATGTGGCCTGGCAGGTTCAGGGCGACCCGGACAACGTGCAGCGCTTCATGCGCGCGGTGCAGAACCAGCCGGACGAAGCCGCACGGCAGATCCGCACGTTTGTCGGCTCGGCGCTGGAAACCACGGCCAGCAGCTTCGATCTGGCCAGCCTGGTCAATACCGACGCCAGCCAGGTACGGATCGCCGACTTTGAAAACCAGTTGCGCCAACAGATCGATCAGCAATTGCTCACTACTTACGGCGTCCGCGTCTTGCAGGTGGGTATCGAGCGTCTGACCCTGCCGTCCGTGACCCTGAATGCGACGGTAGACCGGATGCGCGCCGAGCGGGAAACCATTGCCACCGAGCGTACGGCCGTGGGCAAGCGTGAAGCGGCGCAGATCCGTGCGGCCGCCGAGCGTGATGCGCGCATCGTCGAAGCAGACGCTACGGTCAAAGCTGCTGACATCGAAGCGCAATCGCGCGTCGAAGCGGCGCAAATCTACGGCCGTGCCTACGCGGGTTCGCCGCAGCTATACAACCTGCTGCGCTCGCTGGACACCTTGGGCACGGTAGTGACGCCGGGCACCAAGCTGATCCTGCGCACCGACGCGGCGCCGTTCCGCGTGCTGGTCGACGGCCCGCCGACGCTGGATGGTAAAAGCGGATCGCAACCATGA
- the cfaB gene encoding C17 cyclopropane fatty acid synthase CfaB has product MLAQLPSALQNLHLPLRLKLWDGHELDLGPAPSVTIVVKDPQLVSQFTHPSLDLLGGAFVEGRLELLGSIREVIRVCDELSQALLDEDDSDQPVRSEHDKATDAASISYHYDLSNAFYQLWLDREMVYSCAYFKTGAETLEQAQQDKFHHLCRKLRLQPGEYLLDVGCGWGGLSRFAAREYGVKVFGITLSREQLALARERVEAAGLQDQVELQLLDYRDLPQDGRFDKIVSVGMFEHVGHANLELYAKRLFGAVREGGLVMNHGITAKHTDGRPVGRGAGNFIERYVFPNGELPHVSMISAYLSEAGLEIIDVESLRLHYARTLEHWSERLESRLEEAATMVPEQILRIWRLYLAGCAYAFAKGWINLHQILAVKPYADGSLDLPMTRADIYR; this is encoded by the coding sequence ATGCTCGCGCAACTTCCATCAGCCCTGCAAAATTTGCACCTGCCACTGCGGCTGAAACTGTGGGACGGCCATGAGCTTGATCTTGGTCCGGCGCCCAGCGTCACCATTGTGGTGAAAGATCCGCAACTGGTGTCGCAATTCACTCATCCCAGCCTGGACTTGCTCGGTGGCGCCTTCGTTGAGGGCCGACTGGAGTTGCTAGGGTCAATCCGCGAAGTTATCCGGGTTTGCGATGAGTTGAGTCAAGCGCTGCTGGATGAGGATGACAGCGACCAGCCCGTGCGCTCAGAGCACGATAAAGCCACCGATGCGGCATCGATTTCTTACCATTACGACCTGTCCAACGCGTTTTACCAGCTCTGGCTTGACCGCGAGATGGTCTACTCTTGCGCCTATTTCAAGACCGGCGCAGAGACCCTCGAACAAGCGCAGCAGGACAAATTTCATCACCTGTGCCGCAAGTTGCGTTTGCAGCCGGGTGAATACCTGCTGGATGTCGGGTGCGGTTGGGGCGGGCTGTCGCGGTTTGCTGCGCGCGAGTACGGGGTAAAGGTATTTGGCATCACCCTGAGTCGCGAGCAATTGGCCTTGGCCCGTGAGCGGGTCGAAGCGGCAGGCTTGCAGGACCAGGTTGAGCTGCAATTGCTGGACTACCGCGATCTGCCTCAGGACGGTCGCTTCGATAAAATCGTCAGCGTGGGCATGTTCGAACATGTCGGTCACGCCAATCTGGAGCTGTATGCCAAGCGCTTGTTTGGTGCGGTCCGCGAAGGCGGCTTGGTCATGAACCATGGCATCACCGCCAAGCACACCGATGGCCGTCCAGTGGGACGTGGCGCGGGCAATTTTATCGAGCGTTATGTCTTTCCGAATGGCGAGTTGCCGCACGTGTCGATGATCAGCGCTTACCTCAGTGAAGCGGGTCTGGAGATCATCGACGTCGAAAGCCTGCGCCTGCATTACGCTCGGACACTTGAACACTGGAGCGAGCGTCTGGAAAGCCGGCTGGAGGAGGCTGCGACCATGGTTCCAGAGCAAATCTTACGCATCTGGCGTTTGTACCTGGCCGGCTGTGCGTATGCGTTTGCCAAGGGCTGGATCAATCTGCATCAGATTCTGGCCGTCAAACCGTATGCCGACGGCAGCCTTGATTTGCCCATGACGCGGGCTGATATCTACCGTTGA